One Drechmeria coniospora strain ARSEF 6962 chromosome 01, whole genome shotgun sequence genomic region harbors:
- a CDS encoding phosphatidylinositol-4-phosphate 5-kinase its3 codes for MPSFLNGDAPPPIFSSDLDVLDLDLDPGNRFGLASNRKGADGAPSFGHTRSGLVKGSYDESSTLSTHDSDISDAAPMATNGNGTRPTSTGSLANGKLVLADAGASGAAPAVFESPPRGPMHHPPDRTGPPAPAPGGDDDYDDAAESWPPHPRRRAYRRGSLASDRDGPTAKAPDELPPLSVPHDAYPHSPKSHAASFERVHQSFDLASAASSPKRFSSPAAYYSPAGASTASPTKNQQPAPAGLAMKHRHTLEVPKIPSGRHSKDGADAHASGRFSPAGAGSSGARRASLNLVRRTTRSTQPETPRDGVVVDEDAVRWTEAYRQRRASKRRKKEEEDDGRVLVGTKVDESHANWVTAYNMLTGIRVSVSRTNAKLDRELTNADFEAKQKSTFDMYVVARRPPPLVRAANRASTGNELVPSAKYDFKFKDYAPWVFRRLRSLFRLDPADYLMSLTGKYILSELGSPGKSGSFFYFSRDYKYIIKTIHHAEHKFLRKILKEYYNHVRDNPNTLLSQFYGLHRVKMPYGKKIHFVVMNNLFPPHRDIHTTFDLKGSTVGREYKEEDLAQNPRATLKDLNWLRRQQHLELGMQKKRLFLEQLQRDVALLKRLQIMDYSLLIGIHDLSRGNEENLRGKTLQVFNPGGEKSAEDDAQSLLRTPSKLENFRKANELRQMIRQKRPVPMGQADGMPDELDVGHSRSSFIFNQDDGGFRATHEDNTPADEVYYLGVIDCLTHYGMIKKIENFWKGLSNDRTQISALPPDQYGDRFYHFVEGITLSAEEATREAQRRDQEAMDAARASASALASRRDSGHQSHHAIPAMPDYQPPACPAGRQPPEGREAIEMAVAAPEKDIPDRTLKTRSLASDQRDSFQQLDPILPIVEEIGEGGRNDDGVASGMPASAKGKPTMPPPPPGPPPPPPPARSQAAARSDGSDSGYGGNSNGSISRDNSLRVRRRPSKESVDKPKRDEAQDGRVRMAA; via the exons ATGCCCTCGTTCCTGAACGGAgacgcgccgccgcccatctTCTCCAgcgacctcgacgtcctcgatctcgacctcgaccccGGCAATCGATTCGGCCTCGCGAGCAACAGGAAGGGGGCAGATGGGGCGCCGTCCTTTGGTCACACTCGCTCTGGCCTAGTCAAGGGAAGCTACGACGAGAGCTCGACGCTCTCCACCCACGACTCGGACATTTCCGACGCCGCCCCGATGGCGaccaacggcaacggcacgcggccgacgagcaccGGCTCTCTCGCCAACGGCAAGCTGGTCTTGGCCGACGCGGGTGCGTCGGGAGCCGCGCCGGCCGTCTTCGAGTCGCCCCCCCGCGGGCCGATGCACCACCCTCCTGACCGGACGGGGCCGCCGGCTCCCGcgcccggcggcgacgacgactacgacgatgccgccgaatCGTGGCCCCCCCACCCGCGGCGCAGGGCCTACCGGCGGGGCTCGCTCGCGTCGGATCGCGAtgggccgacggccaaggcgcccGACGAGCTGCCGCCCTTGTCGGTTCCGCACGATGCGTACCCCCACAGCCCCAAGTCCCACGCGGCCTCCTTCGAGCGTGTGCACCAGAGCTTTGACCtagcctcggccgcctcctcgcccaAGCGgttctcctcgccggccgcctaCTACTCGCCGGCCGGTGCCTCGACCGCGTCGCCCACCAAGAACCAGCAGCCGGCGCCCGCCGGCCTTGCCATGAAGCACAGGCACACCCTGGAGGTGCCCAAGATCCCGTCTGGCCGTCACTccaaggacggcgccgacgcccacGCCAGTGGTCGCTTCTccccggccggcgccggctcctcGGGCGCCCGTCGCGCGTCGCTCAACCTCGTGCGCCGGACGACGCGATCCACGCAACCGGAAACGCCGAgggacggcgtcgtcgtcgacgaggatgccgttcGGTGGACCGAAGCCTACCGGCAACGGAGGGCCAGCAAGCGGCgcaagaaggaggaggaggacgacggccgcgtcctcgtcggcaccaagGTGGACGAGAGCCACGCCAACTGGGTGACGGCCTACAACATGCTGACCGGCATCCGCGTCTCCGTCTCGAGGACCAACGCCAAGCTCGACCGTGAGCTGACCAACGCCGACTTTGAGGCGAAGCAGAAGTCGACCTTTGACATgtacgtcgtcgcccgtcgcccgccgccgctcgtgcGCGCCGCTAACCGTGCCAGCACCGGCAACGAACTGGTCCCCTCGGCCAAGTACGACTTCAAGTTCAAGGACTACGCGCCTTGGGTCTTCCGCCGACTGCGGTCCCTCTTCCGCCTCGACCCGGCCGATTACCTCATGTCGTTGACGGGAAAGTACATCCTCTCCGAGCTCGGGTCGCCCGGCAAGAGCGGCAGCTTCTTTTACTTTTCCCGagactacaagtacatcatCAAGACCATCCACCACGCCGAGCACAAGTTCCTGAGGAAGATCCTCAAGGAGTACTACAACCACGTCCGCGACAACCCGAACACGCTCCTCTCGCAGTTTTACGGCCTGCATCGCGTCAAGATGCCCTACGGCAAGAAGATTCACTTCGTCGTCATGAACAACCTCTTCCCGCCCCACCGGGACATCCACACGACCTTTGACCTGAAGGGTtcgaccgtcggccgcgagtACAAGGAGGAAGACCTGGCCCAGAATCCCCGAGCGACCCTCAAGGACTTGAACTGGCTCCGGCGCCAGCAGCACCTGGAGCTCGGCATGCAGAAGAAGCGGCTCTTtctcgagcagctgcagcgGGACGTGGCCCTCCTCAAGCGGCTCCAGATCATGGACTACTCCCTGCTCATCGGCATCCACGACCTCTCGCGAGGCAACGAGGAGAACCTGCGGGGCAAAACGTTGCAGGTCTTCAACCCCGGCGGCGAgaagtcggccgaggacgatgcgcAATCTCTCTTGcggacgccgtcgaagcTGGAGAATTTCCGAAAGGCCAACGAGTTGCGGCAGATGATCCGGCAGAAGCGGCCGGTGCCCATGGGCCAGGCGGACGGAATGCCCGACGAGCTGGACGTGGGCCACAGCCGATCGAGCTTCATCTTCAaccaggacgacggcggcttccGCGCCACGCACGAGGACAACacgcccgccgacgaggtctaCTACTTGGGCGTCATTGATTGCCTGACCCAC TATGGAATGATCAAGAAAATCGAGAATTTCTGGAAGGGCCTCTCGAACGACAGGACGCAGATTTCGGCCCTGCCGCCGGACCAGTACGGCGACAGGTTCTACCACTTCGTCGAGGGCATCACCCTatccgccgaggaggcgacgagggaggcgcAGCGCCGGGACCAGGAGGCCATGGACGCGgccagggcgtcggcgtcggcgctggCCTCCCGGCGGGACTCGGGCCACCAGTCGCACCACGCCATCCCCGCGATGCCCGACTACCAGCCGCCGGCGTGTCCGGCCGGACGGCAGCCACCCGAGGGGCGGGAAGCGATCGAgatggcggtggcggcgccaGAGAAGGACATTCCAGACCGGACGCTGAAGACCAGGAGCTTGGCATCCGACCAGCGGGATTCCTTCCAGCAGCTCGACCCGATActgcccatcgtcgaggagatcggcgagggcggtcggaacgacgatggcgtcgcgAGTGGCATGCCTGCGAGCGCCAAGGGcaagccgacgatgcccccgccgcctcccggaccgccgccgccgcctccgccggcgaggagccaGGCCGCGGCCAGGTCGGACGGCTCCGACAGCGGGTACGGAGGTAACAGCAACGGATCCATCAGCAGGGACAACTCGCTCAgggtccgccgccgtccgagcAAGGAGAGCGTCGACAAGCCCAAGCGGGACGAGGCGCAGGACGGTCGCGTGAGGATGGCCGCGTAG
- a CDS encoding integral membrane protein, with the protein MPRRRRPPRAGALSELQPLKIASQIAMLQAAFYVAAIVLMILTALVAGISISPDLVFGWETIRGDTTTGWLLAFVWVLNGGLCMTVALVILIGRSKLVPDFALTMHFVHLALTTVYSRSLPRHSMWWATMLGSSALSVALGIWGCRYRELQPVFFGGGRILGSGTTAVPTSSTSMDNGNKGQSGDEEDDALLDGDEEMAFSRGRGHRRARRSVGEYEMVQMKQAKD; encoded by the exons ATGCCTCGGCGGAGACGACCCcctcgcgccggcgccctctcCGAGCTCCAGCCGCTGAAGATTGCCTCGCAGATCGCCATGCTCCAGGCCGCCTTctacgtcgccgccatcgtcctcaTGATCCTcacggccctcgtcgccggcatctccATCAGCCCCGACTTGGTCTTTGGCTGGGAGACGATCAGGGGCGACACCACCACCGGCTGGTTGCTCGCCTTCGTCTGGGTTCTCAACGGTGGCCTCTGCAT gaccgtcgccctcgtcatcctcatcgGCCGTAGCAAGCTCGTGCCCGACTTTGCCCTCACCATGCACTTTGTCCACCTTGCCTTGACGACGGTCTACTCGCGCTCTCTACCCCGGCACTCGATGTGGTGGGCCACCATGCTCGGCTCCTCGgccctctccgtcgccctcggcattTGGGGGTGCCGCTACCGCGAGCTCCAGCCCGtcttcttcggcggcggacgCATCCTCGGAtccggcacgacggcggtgccgacgtcgtcgacgagcatggACAACGGCAACAAGGGCCaaagcggcgacgaggaggatgacgcactgctcgacggcgacgaggagatggccTTTTCGCGGGGGAGGGGCCACAGACGCGCGAGGCGTAGCGTCGGCGAGTATGA